One genomic segment of Balneolaceae bacterium includes these proteins:
- a CDS encoding DUF5916 domain-containing protein → MFSTKLLSALCLFILLPLTSLIAQDISTEETTSNLGTVESRSLQAVRISSDDVIRLDGTLDEMVWQNAPVATDFIQRIPDDGTPASEKTEVRILYTSEAVYIGAQAYDSAMDSVAATLFRRDGTGYSDWFYVTIDSYNDNRTGFSFAVNPKGVRKDILLFDDDNEDLRWDAVWEAETSINEDNWTIEMKIPLSQLRFSPPENGTDTEWGINFQRRIARNEEISFWAPTPQNASGFVSRFGQLQGIRQLESPRRFEVSPYLSSNLTRAPSNSSNPFYDANDWGGSIGADIKYGLTSDLTLTATINPDFGQVEADPAVINLSAFETFFREQRPFFLEGNDIFQFGRTKTFNTYGNPITFYSRRIGRAPQGNLNQYNDYRNESVYNPDAVDDIYTNAPDQTTIAAAAKVSGKTQSGWSIGLLNAFTTNESSPYQINQNGPTGDFTVEPATNYLVARTKKDINSGNSVFGGFFSAANRRVNGTYFEDFLHSSAYLGGMDFEHNWDDRNWSFSGTISASQVNGTPDAIERTQKSSTRYYNRVDSDKLSVDPDQTSLSGFATEVSLQKSGGEHWLTSLTYSEVSPGYEVNDLGFQNRADYRAGAIALAYKESNSDLIRFYQFFIAATYAQNYDGDVISNNPATGGEFRFNNLWSFNFNIQYSGKRYLDRLTRGGPVSGRPKDYSINFNLRSDQTKKVSYGIGGFYRNEVNSYEIDRRFWSFVEFRPTSYIQLEISPQFGWEIESDQYVTDVDDVLATNTYGTRYLFSDLDLTYISTSIRLDWTFTPDMSLQLYARPYINSGDFYNFKEFKTPREYEFNIYGEDAGTITYSEADEEYTVDPDGEGNAEPFTFSEQDYNFRSIQGNAVFRWEYRPGSTLFLVWQHDRSSSGQQDDFRFGRDFRNLLEAESTNIFLVKLSYWFGS, encoded by the coding sequence ATGTTTTCTACCAAACTATTATCTGCACTTTGTCTTTTTATTCTCTTACCGTTAACAAGTCTTATTGCCCAGGATATTTCAACTGAGGAGACAACAAGTAACTTAGGAACTGTCGAATCGCGCTCTTTACAGGCCGTTCGAATTTCATCCGACGATGTGATCCGGCTGGACGGAACGCTGGATGAGATGGTCTGGCAGAATGCTCCCGTTGCCACCGATTTTATCCAGCGCATACCGGACGACGGCACGCCTGCCTCAGAAAAAACCGAAGTACGAATTCTCTATACCTCGGAAGCCGTTTATATCGGCGCCCAGGCTTACGATTCCGCGATGGACTCGGTGGCTGCAACTCTCTTTCGAAGGGATGGAACCGGCTACAGCGACTGGTTTTATGTAACCATCGATAGCTATAACGATAATCGTACGGGTTTCTCCTTTGCGGTAAATCCAAAGGGTGTACGAAAGGATATTCTGCTTTTTGATGATGATAATGAAGACCTCCGGTGGGATGCTGTCTGGGAAGCGGAAACATCCATTAATGAGGATAATTGGACGATTGAGATGAAAATTCCGCTTTCTCAACTGCGCTTTAGTCCGCCCGAAAATGGAACAGACACAGAATGGGGAATCAATTTCCAGAGACGAATTGCCCGCAATGAGGAGATCTCTTTTTGGGCACCAACTCCGCAAAATGCTTCGGGTTTTGTATCAAGATTTGGTCAGCTTCAGGGAATTCGTCAGCTCGAATCGCCCCGGCGTTTTGAGGTGAGTCCATATCTCTCTTCAAACCTGACCCGCGCTCCATCCAATAGTTCAAATCCGTTTTATGATGCTAATGATTGGGGCGGATCGATTGGGGCGGACATTAAATATGGCCTCACATCGGATTTAACACTTACAGCAACCATCAACCCGGATTTTGGTCAGGTGGAGGCCGATCCTGCGGTCATTAACCTAAGTGCATTCGAGACGTTCTTCCGTGAACAACGCCCGTTCTTCCTGGAAGGGAATGATATCTTTCAGTTTGGCAGAACGAAGACGTTTAACACCTATGGAAATCCAATAACCTTTTATTCACGTCGTATCGGCCGCGCACCGCAGGGAAACCTGAATCAATACAATGACTATCGGAACGAATCTGTTTATAATCCCGATGCTGTCGATGATATCTACACCAATGCACCGGATCAAACCACTATTGCAGCCGCTGCCAAAGTAAGCGGAAAGACACAATCCGGCTGGTCGATTGGGCTGTTGAATGCGTTTACCACGAACGAATCATCCCCTTACCAGATCAACCAAAACGGCCCCACCGGTGATTTTACCGTTGAACCAGCTACGAACTATCTCGTTGCCAGAACTAAAAAAGATATAAACAGCGGGAACAGCGTTTTCGGTGGATTCTTCAGCGCTGCCAACCGCCGGGTCAACGGAACCTATTTTGAGGATTTTCTCCACTCTTCCGCATACCTGGGCGGCATGGATTTTGAACACAATTGGGATGACCGAAACTGGTCTTTCAGCGGAACCATTTCTGCCAGCCAGGTAAACGGAACACCTGATGCAATAGAACGTACTCAAAAATCATCGACCCGGTATTACAATCGTGTAGATTCAGATAAGCTGAGCGTCGACCCTGATCAAACCAGCCTCAGCGGATTCGCTACAGAAGTGAGTCTTCAAAAATCCGGAGGGGAACACTGGCTCACATCGCTGACCTATTCAGAGGTGAGCCCCGGCTACGAGGTAAATGATCTTGGATTTCAAAACAGGGCAGACTACAGGGCGGGAGCAATTGCTTTGGCCTATAAAGAATCGAACTCAGATTTGATAAGGTTTTATCAATTTTTCATTGCTGCAACATATGCCCAAAATTATGACGGCGACGTAATCTCAAACAATCCTGCAACAGGGGGTGAATTTCGGTTCAACAATTTGTGGTCCTTCAACTTCAATATTCAATATTCAGGTAAACGTTATCTCGATCGCCTGACCCGCGGTGGGCCTGTTTCCGGGCGGCCGAAGGATTACAGTATTAATTTCAATCTGAGGTCCGATCAAACCAAAAAAGTGTCGTACGGTATTGGCGGATTTTACAGAAACGAGGTAAACAGTTACGAAATCGATCGGCGGTTTTGGAGTTTCGTAGAATTTCGGCCTACCTCTTACATTCAACTGGAAATCTCACCGCAATTTGGCTGGGAAATTGAAAGTGACCAATATGTAACCGATGTGGACGATGTGCTGGCAACAAATACTTACGGTACACGCTATCTGTTTTCTGATCTTGATCTCACCTACATCTCCACCAGTATTCGGCTGGACTGGACCTTTACCCCGGATATGAGTCTTCAGCTCTATGCCCGACCTTACATAAACTCTGGCGATTTCTACAACTTTAAAGAGTTCAAAACTCCCCGCGAGTATGAGTTTAATATCTATGGAGAAGATGCCGGTACCATCACCTATTCGGAGGCGGATGAGGAGTACACTGTTGACCCCGACGGAGAGGGGAACGCTGAACCTTTTACGTTTTCTGAGCAGGATTACAACTTCCGGTCCATCCAGGGAAATGCCGTGTTTCGGTGGGAGTACCGGCCGGGTTCCACTCTCTTTCTGGTATGGCAGCACGACCGTTCAAGCAGCGGCCAACAGGATGACTTTCGATTTGGGCGGGATTTCAGAAACCTTTTGGAGGCTGAATCAACGAATATCTTTTTAGTGAAGCTGAGTTACTGGTTTGGTTCGTAA
- a CDS encoding methyltransferase domain-containing protein, whose translation MNIHILARSKKWKNCTLTVAAILLLFGCASAQEYSRDVQWLIDALELTEGSIVADIGAGDGDQSIELAQYVGPEGHIYSTELGEESIDDLLRSIESSGLSNVTVLEGHPEQTNLPEACCDAIFLRRVYHHIGDPPSFNASLLESLKPGGRLAIIDFRPRGEEAEPGERASGDQHGVTPETVIEEITNAGFELIDTQDESDRFYYLVFDKAE comes from the coding sequence ATGAATATTCATATCCTGGCAAGGTCAAAAAAATGGAAAAATTGCACTCTTACTGTTGCTGCAATTCTATTGCTTTTTGGATGCGCATCAGCCCAGGAATATTCAAGAGATGTACAATGGCTGATTGATGCACTGGAACTCACCGAAGGTTCAATTGTAGCTGATATAGGTGCAGGAGATGGAGATCAAAGTATTGAACTGGCTCAATATGTTGGGCCGGAAGGACATATCTACAGCACCGAGCTTGGTGAAGAATCAATTGATGATCTGCTGAGAAGTATTGAAAGTTCAGGATTGAGCAACGTAACTGTGCTGGAAGGTCACCCGGAGCAAACCAACCTGCCTGAAGCGTGTTGCGATGCAATTTTTTTGAGAAGGGTTTATCATCATATTGGCGATCCCCCATCCTTTAATGCCAGTTTGCTGGAATCCCTGAAACCGGGCGGACGACTTGCCATTATCGATTTCAGGCCGCGTGGAGAAGAGGCGGAACCCGGCGAAAGAGCTTCGGGCGACCAGCATGGAGTTACTCCTGAAACAGTTATTGAAGAGATCACAAATGCCGGGTTTGAGTTGATAGATACTCAGGATGAATCGGATCGGTTCTACTATCTCGTTTTTGATAAGGCAGAGTAA
- a CDS encoding HAD family phosphatase, whose amino-acid sequence MPNTPTSIAALFDMDGVIVHTNPYHKKAFKIFLDKHDISISDQELKDHVYGRTNAEIFPFIFGDKYTPEKGKQWADEKESIFRDLYRNDVEPVSGLIDFLDELKRREIKAAVGTSAPIENLDFIMDSLNLRHYFDVFLHSADVSEGKPNPEIYLKAADRLEIEPECCVVFEDSVAGVKAGLNADMKVVGVATTHTPEEFNGAHIVIKDFEEMTIERLFQLFER is encoded by the coding sequence ATGCCAAACACCCCAACCTCCATCGCCGCACTTTTCGATATGGACGGCGTAATTGTTCATACCAATCCCTATCATAAAAAAGCGTTCAAAATATTTCTGGATAAACATGACATCTCTATCAGTGACCAAGAGCTGAAAGATCATGTGTATGGCCGGACGAATGCCGAAATATTTCCATTTATTTTTGGCGATAAATACACTCCTGAAAAGGGAAAACAATGGGCCGATGAAAAGGAGTCCATTTTCCGCGATCTGTATAGAAATGATGTAGAACCGGTAAGCGGGTTGATTGATTTTTTAGATGAACTGAAACGAAGAGAGATCAAAGCCGCAGTTGGAACATCAGCCCCCATCGAAAACCTGGATTTTATTATGGACAGCCTCAATCTTCGGCACTATTTCGATGTGTTTCTGCACTCGGCCGATGTATCAGAAGGGAAACCCAACCCCGAAATTTATTTGAAAGCGGCAGATAGACTGGAGATAGAACCGGAATGCTGTGTGGTTTTTGAAGATTCAGTGGCCGGGGTGAAGGCAGGGCTCAATGCTGATATGAAAGTGGTGGGCGTGGCGACAACACATACCCCGGAGGAATTTAATGGCGCACACATTGTGATCAAGGATTTTGAGGAGATGACTATTGAACGACTTTTTCAACTTTTTGAACGTTAA
- a CDS encoding DEAD/DEAH box helicase produces MSFKSLNITDPILRSLKQEGYSNPTAIQSKAIPIALEGRDLMASAQTGTGKTAAFAIPILQNLGANPQKRGQKKIRSLVVTPTRELAIQIEESFQNYGRYTGLNSTVVYGGVSQKRQVKQLNKGVDILTATPGRLLDLMNQGHISLSDVEVFVLDEADRMLDMGFIHDIKKIRKALPKKHQTLFFSATLPNTILKLANSLLHNPTKVEIEPESPTVDTITQGLYFVEKGNKKNLLIDILQDAGIESALVFTRTKRNANKVVKLLNGRNINAEAIHGNKSQSARQRALGNFKDQKTRVLVATDIAARGIDVDELKYVINYEIPNEPETYVHRIGRTGRAGADGTALSFVDSVERAYIRDIQKLIGKQIPVIDEHEYASVHGSSSGSQKNQRSSNSSRSNKKRKRPSGRKRKFRSRR; encoded by the coding sequence ATGTCATTTAAATCATTGAATATCACAGATCCTATCCTTAGATCTCTAAAACAAGAAGGATATTCTAACCCCACAGCTATTCAATCAAAAGCGATACCTATTGCCCTCGAAGGCAGGGACCTTATGGCGAGTGCACAAACAGGAACCGGTAAAACGGCCGCCTTTGCCATCCCGATTTTACAGAACCTGGGAGCAAATCCACAGAAAAGAGGCCAGAAGAAAATCAGGAGTTTGGTAGTAACCCCAACACGGGAACTGGCCATCCAGATCGAAGAAAGTTTTCAAAATTACGGACGATACACAGGCCTGAACAGTACAGTTGTTTACGGTGGAGTGAGTCAAAAACGACAAGTAAAACAACTGAATAAAGGCGTGGATATACTCACGGCTACTCCCGGGCGACTTCTCGACCTGATGAACCAGGGTCATATATCCCTCTCAGATGTTGAAGTTTTTGTATTAGATGAAGCTGACCGGATGCTCGATATGGGCTTTATTCACGACATCAAAAAAATCAGGAAAGCTCTGCCCAAAAAACACCAGACGCTTTTCTTCTCGGCTACTCTGCCGAATACGATCTTAAAACTGGCGAACTCTCTTTTGCATAATCCGACAAAAGTAGAAATCGAACCGGAATCACCCACCGTAGACACCATTACCCAGGGTCTTTATTTCGTTGAAAAAGGAAATAAGAAGAATCTTTTGATCGATATATTACAGGATGCGGGGATTGAATCTGCCCTGGTGTTTACCCGCACAAAGCGGAATGCCAATAAGGTGGTTAAACTGTTGAATGGCCGAAATATTAATGCTGAAGCTATTCACGGAAATAAATCGCAGTCAGCACGGCAGCGGGCACTGGGCAATTTTAAAGATCAGAAAACGCGCGTACTTGTGGCGACCGACATTGCCGCCCGCGGCATTGACGTAGATGAGTTGAAATATGTAATCAACTACGAGATACCGAATGAGCCGGAAACCTATGTCCACCGTATCGGACGAACCGGACGCGCAGGCGCTGACGGAACAGCCCTCTCCTTTGTAGACTCCGTTGAACGAGCCTACATCCGCGATATCCAAAAACTGATCGGGAAACAGATTCCCGTGATTGACGAGCACGAATATGCTTCGGTTCATGGAAGTTCGTCTGGTTCACAAAAAAATCAGCGATCTTCAAACAGTAGCCGTAGTAACAAAAAGAGAAAACGCCCTTCTGGACGGAAACGAAAATTCAGAAGCAGACGATAA
- a CDS encoding MazE family transcriptional regulator, whose amino-acid sequence MIKKLQKIGNSRGILLEKALLKLLKVEEDDKVEIVPHEEGLLIKKVDAKSAYQQISKKHRKSLDKLAE is encoded by the coding sequence ATGATTAAAAAACTTCAAAAAATTGGAAACAGCCGAGGCATTCTCCTCGAAAAAGCCCTGTTGAAACTCCTGAAGGTTGAGGAGGATGATAAAGTTGAGATTGTTCCGCACGAGGAGGGATTGTTAATTAAAAAAGTGGATGCCAAGTCCGCTTATCAGCAGATCAGTAAAAAACACCGAAAATCACTGGATAAACTTGCCGAATAA
- a CDS encoding aldo/keto reductase, with protein sequence MNKKNHKNGMNRREFLQTGAKLAGSAMFMGLGTSKVFGAANAGPMATSIETITLNNGVDMPILGFGTLYLDDELGIRCVADAISLGYRLIDTATIYGNEEAVGGGIKRSGIDREELFVTSKLWVDDSGYESTKKAFQTSLNKLGLDYLDLYLIHRPRGDVNGTWRAMEELYKDGLIKAIGVSNFTAEQITDLMDNFSVTPAVNQIETHAFFMQPDDLKFLNDHNIQHEAWSPLAQGRNGHFTNETLAEIGKKYGKSNAQVALRWHYQRGIVAIPRSSQKAHMAENVNIFDFELDESDMQAIAALDLNKTQFPEWE encoded by the coding sequence ATGAATAAAAAAAATCATAAAAATGGAATGAATCGACGTGAGTTTTTACAAACCGGAGCAAAGTTAGCCGGTTCTGCAATGTTTATGGGTTTGGGAACTTCCAAAGTATTTGGCGCTGCGAATGCCGGTCCAATGGCAACCTCAATTGAAACCATTACACTTAACAATGGCGTAGATATGCCTATTCTTGGGTTTGGAACGCTATACCTTGACGATGAGCTCGGTATAAGATGTGTTGCCGATGCCATTTCATTGGGTTACAGGCTTATCGATACCGCCACAATTTACGGTAATGAAGAAGCTGTAGGAGGCGGGATAAAACGAAGTGGAATCGACCGGGAAGAGCTTTTTGTAACCTCAAAATTGTGGGTTGACGATTCAGGATATGAAAGTACGAAAAAAGCATTTCAAACTTCGTTGAACAAACTGGGACTGGATTACCTGGACCTGTATCTAATTCACCGGCCGCGCGGCGATGTTAATGGTACATGGAGAGCCATGGAAGAGCTATATAAGGATGGGTTAATCAAAGCGATTGGTGTCAGTAATTTTACAGCCGAACAGATTACTGATTTGATGGATAACTTCAGCGTGACCCCGGCAGTAAACCAGATCGAAACACATGCTTTCTTTATGCAGCCCGATGACCTGAAGTTTTTAAACGATCATAACATTCAACATGAAGCGTGGTCGCCGCTGGCACAGGGACGAAACGGGCATTTTACTAATGAAACGCTTGCGGAAATTGGCAAAAAGTATGGCAAGAGCAATGCACAGGTGGCCCTGCGCTGGCACTACCAACGGGGCATCGTTGCTATTCCAAGATCATCACAGAAGGCCCATATGGCAGAAAATGTAAATATCTTCGATTTCGAGCTTGATGAATCTGATATGCAAGCGATTGCCGCACTGGACCTGAATAAGACTCAATTCCCTGAGTGGGAATAG
- a CDS encoding aldo/keto reductase: MKLRQLGNSDIKGSPIAFGAWAIGGWMWGGADEDDAIKAVQTAVDLGITTIDTAAVYGYGKSEELIGKALKGRPRDSYQILTKYGLNWETDDGEFHFKSQDEDGKPVDVYKWAAKERVKKECEDSLRRLQIETIDLYQIHWPDGTTPISETMEAVQELIDEGKVRAAGVCNYNTEQVEEALKTIDLASNQVPYSMINRGIEKDVVPQAIEKGMHILPYSPLQRGLLTGKITPGYEFTGYDTRKDSKYFTDGNIRRVNNLLDKIKPIAEEHNATFAQLVINWTANQPGMGCVLVGARNPKQVKDNAGSMDFTLTEDELEQITKAADKFDLAQTK; the protein is encoded by the coding sequence ATGAAACTCAGACAACTCGGTAACTCAGATATTAAAGGTTCTCCAATTGCATTTGGCGCATGGGCCATCGGCGGTTGGATGTGGGGCGGCGCGGATGAAGACGACGCCATTAAAGCTGTTCAAACGGCCGTGGACCTCGGTATAACAACGATTGATACTGCAGCCGTTTACGGATATGGAAAAAGCGAAGAACTGATCGGCAAAGCGCTTAAGGGCCGGCCGCGGGACAGCTATCAAATCCTAACCAAATATGGACTGAACTGGGAGACAGACGATGGCGAATTTCACTTCAAGAGCCAGGATGAAGATGGAAAACCCGTGGATGTTTATAAATGGGCGGCCAAAGAGCGCGTGAAAAAAGAGTGCGAAGATAGCCTCCGGCGCCTCCAAATTGAAACGATTGACCTCTATCAAATCCATTGGCCGGACGGAACCACACCGATCTCCGAAACGATGGAAGCCGTCCAGGAACTGATTGATGAAGGCAAAGTTCGCGCAGCCGGCGTGTGCAACTATAACACCGAACAGGTAGAAGAAGCGCTGAAAACGATTGACCTTGCCTCAAACCAAGTTCCATACAGTATGATCAACCGTGGAATTGAAAAGGATGTTGTACCGCAGGCGATTGAAAAAGGGATGCACATTCTGCCTTATAGTCCGCTGCAGCGAGGACTGCTGACCGGTAAAATTACGCCCGGCTACGAATTCACAGGGTACGACACCCGCAAAGACAGCAAATACTTTACCGATGGAAACATTCGGCGAGTGAACAATCTGCTGGATAAGATTAAGCCGATTGCCGAAGAGCACAACGCGACATTTGCACAACTGGTGATAAACTGGACCGCCAATCAACCCGGAATGGGTTGCGTACTGGTAGGCGCGAGAAATCCAAAACAGGTAAAAGACAATGCCGGTTCGATGGATTTTACGCTAACCGAAGATGAACTGGAGCAGATTACCAAAGCTGCGGATAAGTTTGATTTGGCTCAGACTAAGTAG
- a CDS encoding Mut7-C RNAse domain-containing protein yields the protein MSKLSNQPIQPTIRFYGDLWDLVSAIDSDHRMIERSLSEPTSVKDLIEGCGVPHTEVDFILANDEPVDFSYRVTGDERISVYPFFNSLDIPESERLQIKKPDQLLFVVDVNLGKLAKHLRLAGFDTAYRNDATDSELIKQMEEENRILLTRDRKLLMRNVVKIGYLPRSDDPTNQLEEVFKRFDLYDKIQPYSRCVNCNGVLERVSKESIIDQLEPLTKKYFEEFSQCPECGQVYWKGSHRNRLDSRIERLLKL from the coding sequence ATGAGCAAGTTATCAAACCAACCCATTCAACCAACCATTCGATTCTATGGAGATCTTTGGGATCTTGTATCGGCCATCGATTCAGATCACAGGATGATCGAGCGTTCTCTTTCGGAACCGACCTCAGTAAAAGATTTGATTGAGGGTTGCGGAGTTCCTCACACAGAAGTGGATTTTATTCTTGCGAATGACGAACCGGTTGACTTCTCATATCGGGTCACCGGTGATGAACGCATCAGCGTGTACCCGTTTTTCAACTCTCTTGATATTCCGGAATCTGAGCGGCTCCAGATTAAAAAACCAGATCAACTTCTATTTGTAGTAGATGTGAACCTTGGAAAACTCGCCAAACATCTGCGGCTGGCCGGGTTTGATACGGCTTACAGGAATGATGCCACTGATTCCGAACTCATCAAACAGATGGAAGAGGAAAACCGAATCTTGCTCACGCGTGATCGAAAACTACTGATGCGAAATGTGGTGAAAATCGGGTATTTGCCGCGATCAGATGATCCCACCAACCAACTGGAAGAGGTGTTCAAGCGGTTTGATTTGTATGATAAGATTCAGCCCTATTCGCGATGTGTCAACTGCAATGGAGTGCTGGAACGTGTCTCAAAAGAATCGATCATAGATCAGCTTGAACCGCTGACCAAAAAGTATTTCGAGGAGTTTTCTCAATGCCCCGAATGCGGACAGGTGTATTGGAAGGGGTCACACCGAAATCGGTTGGATTCGAGGATTGAACGGTTGTTGAAGCTTTGA
- a CDS encoding sulfatase-like hydrolase/transferase — MNRKNRLSLVIHLLCFLSLFLVVAITNNVNAQSQKPNIIYILADDLGYGELGAYGQEKIETPNIDALAEAGMKFTDHYSGSPVCAPSRYMLMTGKHPGNAYIRSNHEWGERGDVWSHEKMAANPMLEGQFPIPGSTVTVGKLLQKAGYKTGAIGKWGLGAPFSEGVPTNQGFDFFFGYNGQRQAHTYYPIYLWRNDKRVALRNQLVPPHQDLPDSADPNDSKSYSLFHDQPDYSPDLMHDEAIGFIERNQKRTLFPVSANTHSSCIFTGS; from the coding sequence GTGAATAGAAAAAACCGTTTATCCCTGGTGATTCATCTCCTATGTTTCTTATCATTATTTCTTGTCGTAGCAATTACAAACAACGTTAATGCACAATCTCAGAAACCAAACATCATCTACATTTTAGCGGATGATTTAGGATATGGAGAGCTGGGAGCCTACGGACAGGAAAAAATTGAAACTCCCAATATTGATGCTCTTGCAGAAGCCGGAATGAAGTTTACGGATCACTATTCCGGTTCTCCTGTATGTGCTCCTTCCAGGTATATGCTTATGACCGGAAAACACCCGGGAAATGCGTATATCCGATCAAATCACGAGTGGGGTGAACGTGGTGATGTCTGGAGCCACGAAAAGATGGCTGCAAATCCTATGCTCGAAGGTCAATTTCCTATACCGGGTTCAACAGTAACAGTAGGAAAATTACTTCAAAAGGCCGGATATAAAACAGGGGCTATCGGCAAATGGGGATTAGGTGCTCCGTTTTCGGAAGGAGTGCCAACGAATCAGGGGTTCGATTTTTTCTTTGGGTATAATGGTCAACGGCAGGCTCACACTTACTATCCGATCTATTTATGGAGGAATGATAAGCGGGTGGCGTTGAGAAACCAATTGGTTCCACCACATCAGGACCTGCCGGATAGTGCCGACCCGAATGATTCGAAGAGTTATTCTCTGTTTCACGATCAGCCCGATTATTCCCCTGACTTGATGCATGATGAAGCGATCGGGTTTATCGAGAGAAATCAGAAACGAACCCTTTTTCCTGTATCTGCCAACACCCATTCCTCATGTATCTTTACAGGCTCCTGA
- a CDS encoding sulfatase-like hydrolase/transferase encodes MMKRSGLSREIRNEPFFLYLPTPIPHVSLQAPERWINYYREKFGNEEPYTKGSYVPVQYPNATYAAMISYMDEKVGEIVQKLKELGLYENTLIIFSSDNGPTYTGGVDPDYFLSAGPFPNYVNGESRIKGHVYEGGIRVPLIASWDGVIPAGTTTSHISSFWDVLPTLSEIAGAKTPEDIDGISFLPTLKGEPNNQKQHEFLYWEFPSYGGQQAVRMGKWKGVRKNIMIDGNLEIELYNLEEDIREERNLADQHPEIVKRIREIMKEEHTVPELSRFKMEALGDYE; translated from the coding sequence ATGATGAAGCGATCGGGTTTATCGAGAGAAATCAGAAACGAACCCTTTTTCCTGTATCTGCCAACACCCATTCCTCATGTATCTTTACAGGCTCCTGAGAGGTGGATCAATTATTACAGGGAGAAGTTTGGTAACGAAGAGCCGTATACAAAAGGGAGTTATGTGCCGGTTCAATATCCCAATGCAACCTACGCCGCGATGATCTCTTATATGGATGAAAAGGTGGGAGAAATTGTTCAGAAGCTTAAAGAATTGGGGCTTTATGAAAATACACTGATCATTTTTTCAAGCGACAATGGACCCACATATACAGGAGGGGTTGATCCGGATTATTTTTTGAGTGCCGGACCCTTCCCGAATTATGTGAATGGTGAGTCAAGGATAAAAGGCCATGTGTATGAGGGAGGAATTCGGGTGCCGTTGATTGCCAGTTGGGACGGGGTGATACCTGCCGGAACTACAACAAGTCACATATCGTCTTTTTGGGATGTGTTACCAACTCTAAGCGAAATAGCAGGCGCTAAAACGCCGGAAGATATCGACGGCATCAGCTTTTTGCCGACTTTAAAGGGTGAACCAAATAATCAAAAACAGCATGAATTTCTCTATTGGGAATTTCCATCCTATGGAGGGCAACAGGCCGTTCGTATGGGGAAATGGAAAGGTGTTCGAAAAAATATTATGATTGATGGAAACCTGGAGATCGAACTCTACAATCTTGAAGAAGATATCAGGGAGGAGAGAAATCTGGCTGATCAACATCCTGAAATTGTGAAAAGAATTCGGGAAATCATGAAAGAGGAACACACGGTTCCTGAATTAAGTCGATTTAAAATGGAGGCTTTGGGTGATTATGAATAA